Proteins encoded in a region of the Thunnus maccoyii chromosome 4, fThuMac1.1, whole genome shotgun sequence genome:
- the lmod3 gene encoding leiomodin-3, with product MSNDKDTEVLSEEDIDEDELLAMLSPEELQELQSEMDVMIAPDERVPVGQRQKDQTEKPPTGTFDHRSLVDYLYWEKESKRMLEEERVPATLLPSEKTLREEAENKEKEEKPEDGEYEVYEVIEEVIEEEAVDGTEGEEIIEEIIEEIVEEVEESDETDKMVDVKDEEVTQPVNADKHEHPLDNNTEEVSGKNTDDKQPFSDTEKKNESLAPKLSTSQIEEKEEIKNTDSLLPKDAPDEPKISETNDTLPQKEERKINKLKIPKLALGNIKMTSRPSGNETNLESTLDKIRNNNPSVTEVNLNNIENIPKEMLLDYVNALKKNKHVKTFSIANTGVDENTAFSLANMLRENRSITTLNIESNFVTGKGIVAIIRCLQFNETLTELRFHNQRHMLGHHAEMEISRLLKANNTLLKMGYHFELPGPRMVVTNLLTRNLDRQRQLRKEEQNKQNLKEQRELMQMYENSLNLPPGLLEMLGYVPSLELLQKHGLVPPSSEMSAVPQADHQTEEPEHQKQRKHKGIPKQPSAEAANSLRDVQLKKTPKKRDPFLDLDPRDNRGPERASFQLRKTPKVKDTGSGGVTDERANLGDVIKTLKPVPRRRMPPKVDLTPRDQLLSEIKKSNVAYLKSVPLPKALESSETSLL from the exons ATGTCAAATGATAAAGACACTGAGGTTCTCAGTGAAGAAGACATTGATGAGGATGAACTCCTTGCTATGCTTTCACCGGAGGAGCTTCAGGAGCTCCAGAGTGAGATGGATGTTATGATCGCCCCAGATGAGAGGGTACCAgttggacagagacagaaggacCAGACGGAGAAGCCTCCGACAGGGACGTTCGACCACAGATCCCTGGTTGATTACCTGTACTGGGAAAAAGAGTCCAAACGTATGCTCGAGGAAGAAAGAGTGCCGGCTACTCTGCTGCCTAGTGAG AAAACTTTAAGGGAGGAagctgaaaataaagaaaaagaagagaaaccaGAAGATGGGGAATATGAAGTGTATGAAGTGATAGAGGAAGTCATTGAAGAAGAAGCTGTAGATGGTACAGAAGGAGAGGAAATTATAGAGGAAATAATTGAGGAAATTGTTGAAGAGGTTGAGGAGAGCgatgaaacagacaaaatggTTGATGTGAAAGATGAAGAGGTGACGCAACCTGTGAACGCGGATAAACATGAACATCCATTAGATAACAACACAGAGGAAGTATCAGGAAAGAATACAGATGACAAACAGCCTTTCTcagacacagagaagaagaatgagagCTTAGCCCCAAAACTCAGCACATCACAAattgaagagaaagaggaaattaaaaatactGACTCATTGCTTCCCAAAGATGCTCCAGATGAGCCAAAGATCAGTGAAACCAACGATACACTCCcacagaaagaagagagaaaaataaacaaattaaaaattccAAAGCTGGCACTCGgtaatataaaaatgacatcaAGACCGTCGGGAAATGAGACAAACTTGGAGTCGACTCTAGACAAGATCCGCAACAACAACCCCTCTGTCACTGAGGTTAACCTCAACAACATAGAAAACATTCCCAAAGAGATGCTCTTGGACTATGTCAACGCCttgaagaagaacaaacatgtgAAAACCTTCAGTATAGCCAACACCGGTGTCGATGAAAACACAGCGTTCAGCCTGGCCAACATGCTACGAGAGAATCGCAGCATTACCACTTTGAATATCGAGTCCAACTTCGTAACCGGAAAGGGTATCGTTGCCATCATTCGCTGCCTCCAATTCAATGAGACTCTCACAGAGCTGCGATTTCACAACCAGAGGCATATGCTGGGTCACCATGCAGAGATGGAGATCTCACGCCTGCTCAAGGCCAACAACACCCTCCTGAAGATGGGCTACCACTTTGAGCTGCCAGGGCCCAGGATGGTGGTGACCAATCTTTTAACAAGGAATCTTGACCGCCAGAGGCAGCTGAGGAAGGAGGAACAGAATAAGCAGAATCTGAAGGAGCAGAGGGAGCTGATGCAGATGTATGAGAACAGTCTAAACCTGCCTCCTGGTTTGCTTGAGATGCTGGGTTACGTACCGTCCCTAGAACTCCTGCAGAAGCACGGGCTCGTCCCACCTTCTTCAGAAATGAGCGCTGTCCCTCAAGCAGACCATCAGACAGAAGAACCAGAACATCAGAAGCAGCGCAAACACAAAGGCATTCCCAAACAACCCAGTGCCGAAGCAGCAAACTCATTAAGGGACGTCCAACTGAAGAAGACTCCCAAGAAACGTGACCCTTTTCTGGACCTGGACCCGAGGGATAACAGGGGACCAGAGAGGGCAAGTTTCCAACTGAGGAAGACTCCCAAAGTGAAGGATACAGGCAGTGGAGGTGTGACAGACGAGAGAGCCAACCTGGGTGATGTGATTAAGACTTTGAAGCCAGTCCCTCGCAGACGAATGCCTCCAAAGGTTGATCTCACACCCCGTGATCAACTCCTAAGTGAGATCAAAAAGAGTAATGTGGCCTATCTAAAATCT GTGCCGCTCCCTAAAGCCCTGGAATCAAGCGAAACGAGTCTCCTCTGA
- the LOC121895672 gene encoding PRA1 family protein 3-like: protein MAAKMELAPLRPWDDFFPGRDRFAKPEFGDLTKWNNRVISNLLYYQTNYFAVAVVVFLIVGFLNPLGMFLGGGVVVLVFMGSVWAGENKATIKNFKRKNPTLFVIGVMVTSYFVLSLCGGVMVFIFGITFPLLLILIHASLRLRNMKNRLENKIEGVGLKKTPMGIIMDLLDQQEEKMNKIQDFIESKLKD from the exons ATGGCAGCCAAGATGGAGCTTGCGCCTCTCAGACCGTGGGATGATTTCTTCCCCGGAAGGGACCGGTTCGCCAAACCAGAGTTCGGAGATTTAACAAAGTGGAACAATAGAGTGATCAGCAATTTATTGTACTACCAGACGAATTACTTCGCCGTGGCCGTGGTGGTTTTCCTCATTGTAGG GTTCCTGAACCCACTTGGTATGTTTCTGGGAGGAGGTGTGGTGGTTCTGGTCTTCATGGGTTCAGTGTGGGCAGGAGAGAACAAAGCCACCATCAAGAACTTCAAAAGAAAGAACCCCACCCTGTTTGTCATCGGGGTCATGGTCACCAGTTACTTTGTGCTGTCGCTGTGCGGTGGCGTCATGGTCTTCATCTTTGGAATCACCTTCCCTTTGCTGT TAATCCTAATCCATGCCTCTCTGAGACTGCGCAATATGAAGAACAGGCTGGAGAACAAGATTGAAGGTGTTGGGCTGAAGAAGACCCCCATGGGCATCATCATGGACCTCCTGGATcaacaggaggagaaaatgaacAAGATTCAGGATTTCATTGAAAGCAAACTGAAGGATTAA